The sequence below is a genomic window from Colletotrichum destructivum chromosome 4, complete sequence.
GACCGCCCGCTCTACTAACAATCGCCGCAGATGGATCCTCGACTTCGTCTCCAGCCAGGGTTTCCAGCGCATGACGCCCGTCCAGGCAGCATGTCTCCCGCAGTTTCTTGGGAACAAGGACGTCGTGGTCGAGGTAAAGAGACCGTCCCCGTCTGCAGAGACCGAACCTTGCGCTGACAATCCTTCCAGGCCGtcaccggcagcggcaagacGCTTGCTTTTCTCCTCCCCATCGTCCAGAAGCTCATGCGCCTCGACGAACCGACAAAGCGCGGCCATGTTttctccatcatcgtctcccCGACCCGCGAGCTCGCGATCCAGATCCACACCGTCCTGCATTCCCTCGTCGGTTTCCACccgccctcggccgagaTCCTGCCCTGCCTCAAGGGTGACGAGAAGCGTCCCGACACGAAGGTCCCGGTGATTGTCCcccagcttctcgtcggcggaACGACTACGACACAGCAGGACCTTAGCTTCTTCGTCAGACACTCCCCCAACGTCTTGGTTTCGACGCCGGGCAGactcgtcgagctgctcgcaTCTCCCCACGTCCGCTGCACACAATCGTCCTTCGAGCTCTTggttctcgacgaggcggatcGTCTTTTGGACATGGGCTTCAAGCAGGACATCCAGAGGGTTTTGGGATACCTGCCCAAGCAGAGGCGCACGGGTCTGTTCAGCGCTTCGGTCTCGGAAGCGGTCTCACAGATCATCACTGTTGGTCTGAGAAACCCCGTCAAGATTGCAGTGAGGGTAAAGAGTCTCCGAGATGGAGGGATTATCGAGGACCGGAAAACACCCGTCAGCTTGCAAATGTCCTACCTTGTTACGCCAGCGAGTCAAAAGCTCCCAGCATTGGCCAAGCTCCTGGAAAACCTGAGCCCGCGACCGCAAAGGAGCATCGTCTTCCTGTCAAcgtgcgccgccgtcgactACTTCCAGCATCTCCTCCCTACCATCATGCCATCAGGCTTCACAATAGTTCCTCTCCACGGAAAGCTCCCGCCCAAGGCCAGAGAAAAGAGTTTCTCCAAGTTTGTCAACTCGGTATCACCATCCGTCTTGATTTGCACAGATATCGCAGCGAGAGGCCTGGATATCCCGCAGGTAGATTTTGTCTGCCAG
It includes:
- a CDS encoding Putative ATP-dependent RNA helicase DEAD-box, Helicase superfamily 1/2, ATP-binding protein codes for the protein MASVEKKKDPRSWRGLTPPLAEWILDFVSSQGFQRMTPVQAACLPQFLGNKDVVVEAVTGSGKTLAFLLPIVQKLMRLDEPTKRGHVFSIIVSPTRELAIQIHTVLHSLVGFHPPSAEILPCLKGDEKRPDTKVPVIVPQLLVGGTTTTQQDLSFFVRHSPNVLVSTPGRLVELLASPHVRCTQSSFELLVLDEADRLLDMGFKQDIQRVLGYLPKQRRTGLFSASVSEAVSQIITVGLRNPVKIAVRVKSLRDGGIIEDRKTPVSLQMSYLVTPASQKLPALAKLLENLSPRPQRSIVFLSTCAAVDYFQHLLPTIMPSGFTIVPLHGKLPPKAREKSFSKFVNSVSPSVLICTDIAARGLDIPQVDFVCQVDPPSDPKVFIHRSGRAGRAGRKGLSVVFLQPGHEEDYIPFLEVRKTPIFPLTKPEIVVTEEEANAASEKFRDVLRSDRAFHDKAQRAFVSWVRSYNAHLTTSIFRTKDLDWTDLGKAWGLLRLPRMPETKKWEGDKWLGNEGFDWDNFSYKDKTREAARLAAMEAERNGEKAAAVDEVKRKRKTNEAWSKQVEADDVRTERREKRRRKKEAERMATMTEEEKIKAMELNEMIAEIRRKNQAAQAATAAAAGGKKKKAEGDDEFTGFDD